The Cicer arietinum cultivar CDC Frontier isolate Library 1 chromosome 1, Cicar.CDCFrontier_v2.0, whole genome shotgun sequence genome contains the following window.
gatccagattttttgttgctgcaagttttgcagctttattaccctccagcctttgtagttttgcccacccatatatgaaattatggttgggcatattacagcgcttgtttgagaAAGCGATGTAatatgtgcataacaagcgcgcgttgtatttacatgttttatagcgcttttttaaaagcgatgttgtatcatttacagcgctcgtttccacagcgtttatttttttgaaaaagcgttgtaaatggcttaaaaaaagcgctataaaatgcgttttttcgcgtagtgtataTAGCTTTAGGCCCACTATTTCACAATCATTCTCACATTAGCTAACAATACAAAGCAGAattgacaacaacaacaaaaacaaaaatccaagggcaaaaaaaacagaaaaatctcgtctacatttttaaattcaattagtTTGAATCTTTTAGAATATCTATTGATACCTACTTCTTTAAATATAGAACTCTTCATAAATTAAACCTACATTTTTAAATActgtaatataaaaatacaaattattttttttcagaaaataaactaataaaataatttaaattgcaaattaattaaatagaacaactaactttttaaatttttgtaatttaatcaattttgataAAAGTTAACAACGAAAATAAATATAcgatatacaattaattaatgatataattacataatattatcgttaattattattattttcatttttgatgtattttttacgTTTTGCTAGGAGGATATGGTTCACAAAGTTTTTTAGAAGTCGCCACGAcgcatacattttttttataggataagtctcatttttatataaaatataatatagatCCATATAAAAACGCAAGTAGTtgtcttcttcttctcttttgttTAATTTCTATTCGCTTCATTTAAGAGGGTGATTTAGGGTCAATTTTTTGTTCGAAATCACCcatctaaattatttttcttaatttcttttatttaaataagtgattttcatgcatatcttattttattttatttttcttcattttagtGTGATGTTTTATTTTCCATCTTATTACGATATTGTTTTGGTTTCACGCTTTGTTTTTCGTGTTtgtaaatttattgtttatatttttaacgattttaaattgtattattgATCAATGTAATTTCGATATGAGTTAATGAATTTCATTTTAAAGTAAatcttttaattgattttggtttaaaCCCTATATTATGCGTTATTGAGCAAATACAAGTctctaaaattgaaagaaaatttaatttgttgtgcATGACCATATTTACCAATTTGTTTTgtccaaaatgaaatgcaactAGCTATCTTATCAAATgtgtaattattaaattatcaagcaagagattaattataataacatcAAATTATCTCTTCtaacattatattataataataataacttcaAGTATGACTCCCAAATCCAAGAGTGAATGGTACACCCGTTGAAGATAACCATAGGTTCCCTAAAATGAAGTGGGCCGCTGTGAAGTTATTTGTCTGCCTATAATCATTTAGAATATGATACTGTTTCCATTTAACTCTGCCCTGTATCTTTGCTCCTGGTCCATAATTCTTATACTCAGCATAATACAATGTGTCTAAATATTGGGATTTGTTCCACCCTAACCATCCTTTTGGACTCAAAACATCACTTAGGTAAGACTGCATAAAAATCGTTGTAGAATATGACTGCCACGGTCTTCCAAAGAATGTTGAGGTTGATTTAACAAAAGGTAAAAGGTCAAAGTCTGCAGATATGTTGCAAAACTGAAATGAGAAACCAGTTAAGTCTCCATTGACTTTTCCTCCCTGAGCGGTGATAGTATTGCTTTGTTTCGGCAATCCGTTTTTGACTAATAGTTTACAATTTTGAAAAACTGCAATGGCATATCCAAAGATAAAGTCCATCGTGCCACTGATTTTGCAGTCTCTATAGAATTGGCGGTTGCTATGCGCATATAAGCTATCTTGATAGCCAAAAATTCCACATCGATAAAATACTGAGAAGTCAGAAAGAGATTTTAATGCCACCGCTTGTTCACCCATAGGTCCAGCCGTATTTCTAAAGGACATATCCCGTGCAATGAAACCTCCACCCATGACACCTTCACAAAAGGATAAAGATCAATAAGAATTGGATCAAGGTTTTAATATTGAAGAAGATAAGAGGAGTTTCGGGACTTCAGAGATGTTTGTAGAGATTATAGCAGAGATCTTCTTTTTATTATCTTACAAATACAAACGAATTATTAGACTAATTAACAGAATCCATTACTTATTATTAATAATCTATTTATGCAATTCTTTGAGTTCCTTATATATCTAAGGTTATGCTTCTTAAAGTTACCTTAAATCATAGTACTGACCGAATTTCAATTAATGCTTCTGGTTATTGCATTAAATGGTAGTTTAGTGAACTATAGGGTCTCTAACTACTcaataacttaattttatttatttaaattaaaaaaccaggatgtttaataatattttcaaacgagaaaaataaaaaataaaaatattattctataaaaacaattatagaCAGAAAAACTTCACTAAAAAAAACTTCcgtaaaactataattatacaaataaaaactATGAGTGCAGAATACAATCTAAAGTAGTAATCTTGGTtcaaaagtaaattttaataaaatactatctatttttaatttttacaaaatacttTGTTTTTACTAAAATAGTAACGATCAACTCTTGACTACTTTTTGAGATTCATGTTAAACAGATTCATTTTTTGTATCTAATTATATCTCTTTAATTCATTTTAGGACAAGACTatatttatgttcaaatataatgtttttaaatatttgaaccACATAGAAGTATGAGAACACCTAGACACACAttatgttgaattttttttcaaaaatcaataGGGCCAAATCAAATTTGTCTTCATGGACCTTTATACTACTATTATCATTTTCCAAGAagatatgaaattaaataaaaaaaatgtatgaataataatatttagacACCCATACACTTCATCAATATCTTAAAAGAGAATGATAAAATATATGTGATATATAGATATTGTGATAACAAAAGGGAAATTAAATGATTGAATTGatgtagaaaaataaaatatccaaATATCAGTGATCAGAAATATATCTAAAGAGaaattgtaaaaaattgataatttgtaAGGGGTTGTGTGTCCGTACCAAATGTTGTTGTGAAGTATGtggacaaattaatttttttatgacttAAGTTACTGGAGATAATGGTTGCGTCCATACCTTCTCCGATCATCATGAGGTTCTTCTTGTCAAACTCAACCTCAACATTCTCCATATAAACTCCCCTCTTTATGAATATGACATAGCGTTTCTCACTAGAGCTTGGGGCTGCATGCACCACCTCCATCACTGTAGTAAAATCTCCAATACCATCAGCTGCAACTACAACATCAAAAATATGGGGTGCATTTGTCTGTAATAGCTTTTTGTCGCTTCATACTACCCAAGAAGGAAATCGGCCCTTGTTGGCAGAGTGGTAAGAGATTGGTTGCACCTCCACTTTGATGAGGAGATCATAAACCAGGGAATCGACCTTGTCAATTTTTGTGGATATTTTATCATTCATGTTAACATTGGTTTCTTTAAGTTCATCCATGCATGTGTCGCATGAATAGCACTTAACCATGTCCGTAAATCGTGACCATGGTTACCAGTACCATTATATTTTCCTGCAACAAATAATACCcacttttattaattaatttattctaatgttgcaaatttgttattatgaaaGTGAAGTACCTAACAGATAAATCATAAATGCTAACAAAATAGAGAAAGAGGAGGTTGGTTCCAATTTTTACACAAATGTTAAATTCagaaaaattttatattaagttaCTGTCAAAAAAGGTCAATCTTAAGACCATTTTGTacatgtaaataatttatattaacgTGGGTAAAGATTGGTAGTCACTGAAAACAACACTTCAAATACCAAGGAATTTAACAGATTATTCAAAATAAAGGCAATGGATACTAACAAAGGCACTGAATAATGCTAATGAGAATGAAGAAAGATAATGAATGATGATGTTACCTTTCGAACTCTCAACAGCAAATCTACACCAAGCGAGTTCTTTGACGGACAAGTCTAGCAATTTCAAACACGTTGAAATGGAGTTGGAGAAACAAAAGTCGTCAACACCATTAACTTTGGTGAGCTCAAACTGCAGAATACATGTAACATCCTGCAACACTTCCTCTACAGTCTTCAAGGAAACAACAAACTCATAAGGAGTCAGAAAAATGttatattcataaaaattatatattcatataCTGTCAAAAAGGTAGGGGTGGACAAAGATCAGATCTGAATTAGAATCGTTTGAAAACTAAACTAAACTGgttttcagtttaaaaaaattgaaccgaattaattttcaattcaaaaaaccgAATCAAACAGTTGTATAAACTGGGGAACTGATTTATTACTTTGAACCAAACCAATCaagtttaacttttttttttgttcatataggtcaaattttacataattacccagaaattatattatcattttctgaaaaatatgaaattaaatataaacatatataaaacTCATAGTTATACACCTATTCACTTCATCaacattttgaaaaagaatgaccaaattatatgtaatatatacataatgtaataaaaaagagataaaatagaATATTGAATTGAGGTAGAAAAATTAAGTATCCAAATATCACGACTTGAAATATATctaaaaagaaattgtaaaaaattgataatttgtaGGGGGTTGTGTTCGTACCAAATGTTGTTGTGAAGTATGTCGacagattaatttttttatgacttAAGTTACTGGAGATAATGGTTGCGTCCATACCCTCTCCAATCATCATGAGGTTCTTCTTGTCAAACTCAACCTCAACATTCTCCATATAAACTCCCCTGTTTATGAATATGACATAGCGCTTCTCACTAGAGCTTGGGGCTGCATGCACCGCCTCCATCACTATAGTAAAATCTCCAGTACCATCAGCTGCAACTACAACATCAAAAATATGAGGTGCATCTGTCTGTAATAGCTTTTTGTCGCTTCGGGCTACCCAAGAAAGAAATCGGCTCTTGTTGGCAGAGTGGTAAGAGATTGGTTGCACCTCCACTTTGATGAGAAGATCATAAACCAGGGAATCGACCTTGTCAATTTTTGTGGATATTTTATCATTCATGTTAACATTGGTTTCTTTAAGTTCATCCATGCATGTGTCGCATGAATAGCACTTAACCTTGTCCGTAAATCATGACCAAGGTTACCAGTACCATTATATTTTCCTGCAACAAATAATACCcacttttattaattaatttattctaatgttgcaaatttgttattatgaaaGTGAAGTACCTAACAGATAAATCATAAATGCTAACAAAATAGAGAAAGAGGAGGTTGGTTCCAATTTTTACACAAATGTTAAATTCagaaaaattttatattaagttaCTGTCAAAAAAGGTCAATCTTAAGACCATTTTGTacatgtaaataatttatattaacgTGGGTAAAGATTGGTAGTCACTGAAAACAACACTTCAAATACCAAGGAATTTAACAGATTATTCAAAATAAAGGCAATGGATACTAACAAAGGCACTGAATAATGCTAATGAGAATGAAGAAAGATAATGAATGATGATGTTACCTTTCGAACTCTCAACAGCAAATCTACACCAAGCGAGTTCTTTGACGGACAAGTCTAGCAATTTCAAACACGTTGAAATGGAGTTGGAGAAACAAAAGTCGTCAACACCATTAACTTTGGTGAGCTCAAACTGCAGAATACATGTAACATCCTGCAACACTTCCTCTACAGTCTTCAAGGAAACAACAAACTCATAAGGAGTCAGAAAAATGTTAtgttcataaaaattatatattcatataCTGTCAAAAAGGTAGGGGTGGACAAAGATCAGATCTGAATTAGAATCGTTTGAAaactgaactgaactggttttcagttttaaaaaattgaaccgaactaattttcaattcaaaaaactGATTCAAACTGTTGTATAAACTGGGGAACTGATTTATTACTTTGAACCAAA
Protein-coding sequences here:
- the LOC101495273 gene encoding pectinesterase/pectinesterase inhibitor PPE8B-like — its product is MEVVHAAPSSSEKRYVIFIKRGVYMENVEVEFDKKNLMMIGEGVMGGGFIARDMSFRNTAGPMGEQAVALKSLSDFSVFYRCGIFGYQDSLYAHSNRQFYRDCKISGTMDFIFGYAIAVFQNCKLLVKNGLPKQSNTITAQGGKVNGDLTGFSFQFCNISADFDLLPFVKSTSTFFGRPWQSYSTTIFMQSYLSDVLSPKGWLGWNKSQYLDTLYYAEYKNYGPGAKIQGRVKWKQYHILNDYRQTNNFTAAHFILGNLWLSSTGVPFTLGFGSHT